In Panulirus ornatus isolate Po-2019 chromosome 40, ASM3632096v1, whole genome shotgun sequence, a single window of DNA contains:
- the LOC139761489 gene encoding uncharacterized protein gives MMVLIRWWTWSVLMLLLFFIIIMCDHNVKVRAVVGEYMEERPTWWLKNGHPSPTHTSRSIVASNIPTPSPTDMSGGGADPARQVVVQEEPYLSSTQVDPEPFKLYHDFYIYSDQHKDVERDTPVPATSEDKANLRNFAIPETIMKDGQIFYRHYAHVDGTIKGQSKRSHSRVSEEEEDEEETSDTDVHLSRSSQAQIEAHMGGGEHGGKAEALLHSGHTTYALGSAATGGFFSAEAQSVDEDGGMSQTQVLGNMHGVQGSAMTQDGGHRSHTHVHVGLNSSSKARISDQEDNTLLTSNVDATQVGGSAGAQAQGPVSSNSHAHMDFNPSQHVHDSLELMGHGLASAVVSQEDRSALVSLSGRVSGGRYLGTAHSSTGGTLAPHDDNPPHIPLPQDYILNEGMTHDNFSRNDFRLPVSNDEQSFEDDVQVDHIPTRRTHGILSHLRPVGQEVVELEGLVNKQVEERGHLYIPSGDPNLTAHTIMNHDMISNIMETVHQPHMVTQAVTYPGQEASSPSRDTVDDGGLTGGAGNPPRESEVGRAPQHSRHHLQEGASVLGASTSNRHLQGGAAVSSGASTTTSSRHDGKVGEVTYSHGRLGLPPGPGELLTNLPQSHYNLYDHSTSEYNGGDYNTVMGQKPPYFDLGPEIFSLEPIELSYEDLHPTTQVQHEDKVMSVVEPSLLLHQLQTTTPHLPSQAPQHIPPHLPSQAPQHLPPQLPSQAPQHASPQLPSQAPQHLPPQLPSQTPQHASPQLPSQAPQHLLPYLPSQAPPFDLPQLSQAPQHASSQPPSKASQQASSQPSSQASQQASSQPPSQASQQASFQPPSQAPQQASPQPPSQAPPLASSQLPSQATQQASPHFPPYPRLQTAVDDSIAPTDLPTHKESNGTIKVPMSKPVVDAQVSPTAAGDDGVRSIELVPGGPGTTVTLPGTTGGPVVNVLTMSASRATSLAQRAGTPIQPGQKIPGAPGYRVPPGFRGHVILGHDNVPVEADSRRVVEGFKTRVHVSPSSSSRVYASVSGAGASQPHAPPGVRVTLTDATTTTTVSRPLPETPPQVGRSQSTYGRLRNTSRATTQGKSCCTRKYRPSDDHGATRPKCRYYTITCRLVYDSYQEGRVCQPLLTCCC, from the exons ATGATGGTCTTAATCCGGTGGTGGACATGGAGCGTGCTTATGCTTctactcttcttcatcatcattatgtgtGACCATAATGTCAAG GTACGAGCGGTAGTTGGAGAGTATATGGAAGAACGACCCACTTGGTGGCTCAAAAACGGCCACCCGTCACCCACCCATACCAGTCGCTCCATTGTTGCTAGCAacatcccaacaccatcacccacag ATATGTCGGGTGGAGGAGCGGACCCAGCAAGGCAAGTGGTTGTACAGGAAGAACCATATTTGTCCTCTACACAAGTTGACCCAGAGCCATTTAAACTTTATCATGACTTCTACATATATTCCGACCAACACAAGGATGTTGAAAGGGACACACCCGTACCTGCTACCAGTGAGGACAAAGCTAACCTAAGAAACTTTGCCATTCCCGAGACCATCATGAAGGATGGGCAGATATTTTACAGACATTATGCTCATGTAGATGGTACCATTAAAGGTCAGAGCAAACGGAGTCACTCAAGagtaagtgaggaggaggaagacgaggaggagactAGTGATACTGACGTACATTTGTCTCGATCATCACAGGCACAGATTGAGGCACATATGGGAGGTGGTGAGCACGGGGGTAAGGCAGAGGCTCTGCTACACTCCGGACACACCACATACGCACTTGGAAGTGCTGCCACGGGTGGGTTTTTCTCGGCTGAGGCTCAGAGTGTGGATGAGGATGGCGGTATGAGCCAGActcaggtcctgggtaacatgcATGGTGTACAGGGTTCTGCTATGACCCAGGATGGTGGACACCGGTCTCACACCCACGTCCACGTTGGACTTAACTCCTCCTCTAAGGCTCGTATATCGGACCAGGAAGATAATACTTTACTTACCTCTAATGTTGATGCCACCCAAGTTGGTGGAAGTGCGGGAGCTCAGGCACAAGGTCCTGTCAGCTCTAACAGTCATGCGCACATGGACTTCAACCCTTCACAACATGTTCATGACAGCCTGGAATTGATGGGTCATGGTCTGGCCTCGGCCGTGGTGTCACAGGAGGATAGATCAGCTCTAGTATCGTTGAGTGGTCGTGTGTCAGGAGGAAGGTACCTGGGCACGGCTCACTCCAGTACCGGCGGAACATTAGCCCCACATGATGATAACCCTCCTCACATTCCACTACCACAAGATTACATATTAAATGAAGGTATGACACACGACAATTTTTCCCGTAATGACTTTAGGCTTCCTGTATCAAACGACGAACAGTCCTTTGAAGACGACGTGCAGGTAGACCACATTCCAACCAGAAGGACGCATGGTATCTTATCACATTTAAGACCAGTGGGACAAGAAGTCGTGGAGCTAGAGGGACTGGTTAACAAGCAGGTTGAAGAGAGAGGCCATCTTTATATACCATCAGGAGATCCCAATTTGACTGCTCATACGATTATGAACCACGATATGATCAGCAACATCATGGAAACTGTCCACCAGCCCCACATGGTCACCCAGGCAGTTACCTACCCTGGGCAAGAGGCCAGCAGCCCTAGTAGAGACACGGTTGATGATGGAGGGTTGACTGGTGGTGCAGGGAACCCACCTAGAGAGAGTGAAGTGGGTCGAGCTCCACAACATTCCCGTCATCATCTTCAAGAAGGTGCTTCAGTGTTAGGtgccagcaccagcaacagacaCCTTCAGGGAGGTGCTGCAGTATCATCAggtgccagcaccaccaccagtagtagACACGATGGTAAGGTGGGCGAGGTGACCTACTCCCATGGTCGGCTAGGTCTTCCTCCAGGTCCAGGAGAACTACTTACCAACTTACCACAATCACATTATAACCTATATGATCACAGTACTTCTGAATACAACGGCGGTGATTATAACACAGTTATGGGTCAGAAACCGCCTTACTTTGATTTAGGACCAGAAATTTTCAGTCTAGAACCAATAGAGTTGAGTTATGAAGATCTTCATCCTACAACCCAGGTACAACATGAGGATAAAGTGATGAGTGTAGTAGAGCCGTCCCTCCTGCTGCACCAGCTACAGactaccacaccccacctccccagccaggcTCCACAGCACATCCCACCGCACCTCCCCAGCCAGGCTCCACAGCACCTCCCACCCCAACTtcccagccaggccccacaacacgCTTCACCCCAGCTCCCCAGCCAGGCTCCACAGCACCTCCCACCCCAACTCCCCAGCCAGACCCCACAACACGCCTCACCCCAGCTCCCCAGCCAGGCTCCACAGCATCTCCTACCCTACCTCCCCAGCCAGGCTCCACCATTCGATTTACCCCAGCTCAGCCAGGCTCCACAACACGCGTCATCCCAGCCCCCCAGCAAGGCTTCACAGCAGGCCTCATCCCAGCCCTCCAGCCAGGCTTCACAACAGGCCTCATCCCAGCCCCCCAGCCAGGCTTCACAACAGGCCTCGTTCCAGCCTCCCAGCCAGGCTCCACAACAGGCTTCACCCCAGCCCCCCAGCCAGGCTCCACCGCTCGCCTCATCACAGCTCCCCAGCCAGGCTACACAACAGGCctcacctcacttccctccctatCCCAGGCTTCAAACAGCCGTAGATGATTCCATTGCTCCAACAGACCTTCCCACACATAAGGAATCCAATGGTACTATCAAGGTGCCCATGTCCAAACCAGTAGTGGATGCCCAGGTCTCTCCTACAGCGGCGGGAGATGATGGCGTGAGATCTATAGAATTGGTACCTGGAGGCCCTGGTACTACCGTCACCCTACCTGGTACCACGGGTGGACCTGTTGTTAATGTCTTGACGATGTCTGCTTCGCGGGCTACCAGCCTAGCGCAACGTGCCGGGACTCCCATCCAGCCTGGCCAGAAGATCCCAGGTGCCCCAGGATACCGGGTCCCACCTGGCTTCCGTGGACACGTCATTCTTGGTCATGATAACGTGCCGGTAGAGGCTGACTCCCGCCGTGTGGTGGAGGGATTCAAGACAAGGGTGCACGtgtccccatcctcctccagcagggtgTATGCCTCGGTCAGCGGAGCTGGCGCCTCACAGCCACATGCACCACCAGGGGTCCGTGTTACCCTGACagacgctaccaccaccactacagtctcaCGACCACTGCCGGAAACTCCACCCCAGGTGGGTAGGAGCCAGTCCACATATGGCAGGTTGAGGAATACTAGTCGTGCGACGACCCAGGGTAAGTCGTGCTGTACACGTAAATACCGGCCAAGTGATGACCATGGTGCTACACGACCTAAGTGTCGATATTATACCATTACCTGTCGTCTGGTGTACGACTCCTACCAGGAGGGTAGAGTGTGTCAGCCCCTCCTGACGTGCTGTTGCTGA